The Paenibacillus sp. MBLB1832 genome has a window encoding:
- a CDS encoding acetate kinase: MNILVINAGSSSVKYQLFQMEDASVLAKGRVERIGMDSAILLHEPTDKPDYHKVDEILEHTTAIRKVLDILVHPEHGVIADISAIDAVGHRVVHGGESFKSSVLVTDEVKKEIRRLFDLAPLHNPAHMLGISAVEANMPGVPQAVVFDTAFHQSMPAKAYLYPVPMALYRKHKVRRYGFHGTSHQYVSERAAAFLGRPLGQLKLVTCHIGNGASCAAVQGGQSVDTSMGMTPLEGLMMGTRSGDLDPAIVPYVMGKEDLTIGEVSSMLNKHSGLQAISGISSDMREIVEAMEAGDGNAGLAFEMYAYRLRKYIGAYTAAMNGVDAIVFTAGVGENSAPLRQAVCEQLSFLGVDFDREANEAGRGIEKRITKPGSKVEVLVIPTNEEWVIAQDTYGLIATGAGQSL, from the coding sequence ATGAATATTCTCGTTATTAATGCAGGAAGCTCCTCGGTGAAATATCAGCTTTTCCAAATGGAGGATGCCTCTGTTCTGGCCAAAGGCCGTGTGGAGCGCATCGGGATGGATTCCGCGATCCTCCTGCATGAGCCAACCGATAAACCGGATTATCATAAAGTTGATGAAATACTGGAGCATACAACGGCTATTCGCAAGGTGCTGGACATTCTGGTGCATCCTGAGCATGGCGTCATTGCGGATATTTCTGCGATCGATGCCGTCGGCCACCGCGTCGTTCACGGCGGCGAATCGTTCAAGAGCTCCGTCCTCGTGACAGACGAGGTGAAGAAAGAGATCCGGCGTCTCTTCGATTTGGCGCCGCTGCACAATCCAGCGCATATGCTGGGCATTTCGGCGGTGGAGGCGAACATGCCTGGGGTTCCGCAGGCTGTCGTTTTCGACACCGCCTTCCATCAGTCGATGCCGGCGAAGGCCTACCTGTATCCGGTGCCGATGGCCCTCTACCGGAAGCACAAGGTGCGCCGCTACGGTTTCCACGGTACGTCGCACCAGTACGTCAGCGAGCGTGCCGCTGCCTTCCTAGGACGCCCGCTGGGGCAGTTGAAGCTCGTTACCTGTCACATTGGTAACGGAGCTTCCTGCGCCGCCGTACAGGGCGGCCAGTCGGTCGACACGAGCATGGGGATGACCCCGCTCGAGGGGCTTATGATGGGCACGCGCAGCGGCGATCTGGATCCGGCCATCGTGCCGTACGTGATGGGCAAGGAGGATTTGACGATCGGCGAGGTCAGCTCGATGCTGAATAAGCATAGCGGCCTGCAGGCGATCTCGGGGATCTCCAGCGATATGCGGGAGATTGTAGAGGCGATGGAAGCGGGCGATGGGAACGCTGGCCTGGCATTTGAGATGTATGCGTATCGTTTACGCAAATACATCGGCGCTTATACAGCCGCGATGAATGGCGTGGATGCGATTGTGTTTACAGCGGGCGTCGGCGAGAATTCGGCGCCGCTGCGGCAAGCAGTGTGCGAGCAACTGAGCTTCTTGGGGGTTGATTTTGACAGGGAAGCGAATGAGGCGGGCAGAGGCATTGAGAAGCGTATTACGAAGCCAGGCTCCAAGGTTGAAGTGCTAGTTATTCCGACGAATGAGGAGTGGGTGATTGCGCAGGATACCTATGGCCTTATTGCTACTGGGGCAGGTCAGTCCCTCTGA
- a CDS encoding AAA family ATPase — protein MIKIYKEIGIGVVPVLLAFLIYQGVNVLPILFICGLGVTLFYMMKTRGGGISTSAGGGDRKSKNRTPSMLTFDEIGGQDRAKKELMEALDFLIKHEEIKKLGIRPLKGLLLTGPPGTGKTLMAKAAAHYTNSIYLAASGSEFVEMYVGVGASRVRDLFQTARTRAIKEGKENAIIFIDEIDVIGGKRDGGQQREYDQTLNQLLTEMDGIHTNDAPRILIIAATNRKEMLDSALLRPGRFDRHIEVDLPDKKGRLAILKIHGKNKPLADGVSLDQTAEQTFGFSGAQLEGVLNEAAIYAMREDKQAIEKSHLASAIDKVMMGERTDKETAHGEKERVAYHELGHAIIAELVRPGSVSQVTVSPRGKALGYVRHNPPQDHYLYTKDYIEEQIMIALGGAAAEEMIYGGRSTGSRNDFEQSLSMVRNMMDAGLTGLGIIDREMVTKEQLMKENAAILDALMLRTKQMLEEQRSIFDHAFAILMREEVLSGETFRTLFDASVSQSA, from the coding sequence ATGATTAAAATATATAAAGAAATTGGTATCGGTGTAGTCCCAGTTTTACTGGCTTTTCTGATTTATCAAGGTGTGAATGTGCTGCCGATCCTATTCATATGCGGTTTGGGTGTTACACTATTCTATATGATGAAAACCCGCGGCGGCGGTATCAGTACTTCTGCAGGCGGTGGAGATCGGAAGAGCAAGAACCGGACTCCGTCCATGCTGACATTCGATGAAATTGGTGGACAAGATCGTGCAAAGAAAGAATTAATGGAAGCTCTTGATTTTTTGATTAAACATGAGGAAATTAAGAAATTAGGCATTCGACCGTTGAAAGGCTTATTGTTAACTGGCCCGCCAGGGACAGGAAAAACCTTAATGGCGAAAGCAGCTGCGCATTATACAAACTCCATTTACCTAGCTGCATCTGGCTCTGAATTTGTTGAGATGTACGTGGGTGTTGGTGCAAGCCGTGTTCGTGACTTGTTTCAAACAGCAAGAACGCGTGCCATCAAAGAGGGCAAGGAAAATGCCATTATTTTTATCGATGAGATCGATGTAATCGGTGGTAAACGTGACGGCGGTCAGCAGCGTGAATATGACCAGACGTTGAATCAATTGCTTACCGAGATGGACGGGATTCATACGAATGATGCGCCTCGAATTCTCATTATTGCAGCAACGAACCGTAAAGAAATGCTGGATAGCGCATTGCTGCGTCCAGGGCGTTTTGACAGACATATTGAAGTGGATTTGCCCGATAAGAAAGGCCGCCTTGCGATTCTAAAGATTCATGGAAAGAACAAGCCGCTCGCGGATGGCGTATCATTGGATCAGACAGCAGAGCAAACTTTCGGATTCTCGGGTGCGCAGTTGGAAGGCGTGCTGAATGAGGCTGCGATTTATGCAATGCGTGAGGATAAGCAAGCGATTGAGAAGTCCCATTTGGCCTCAGCGATTGATAAAGTCATGATGGGCGAGCGTACGGATAAAGAAACGGCCCATGGCGAGAAAGAACGTGTGGCATATCACGAATTGGGTCATGCTATTATTGCGGAGCTTGTTCGACCTGGTTCCGTATCTCAGGTTACCGTTAGTCCGCGCGGCAAAGCATTAGGCTATGTGCGTCACAATCCGCCGCAAGATCATTATCTATACACGAAGGATTATATTGAAGAGCAGATCATGATCGCACTTGGCGGTGCGGCAGCAGAGGAAATGATTTACGGCGGTCGCAGCACAGGATCTCGTAATGATTTCGAGCAATCGCTCTCGATGGTGCGTAATATGATGGATGCGGGTTTAACGGGTTTAGGTATTATCGACCGTGAAATGGTGACCAAGGAACAGCTGATGAAAGAAAATGCGGCCATTCTGGATGCATTAATGCTTCGAACGAAACAGATGTTAGAAGAACAGCGAAGCATTTTTGACCATGCTTTTGCAATTCTAATGAGGGAAGAAGTGCTTTCAGGCGAGACATTTCGAACGTTATTTGACGCCTCGGTGTCACAAAGTGCATAA
- a CDS encoding 3-hydroxyacyl-CoA dehydrogenase family protein has protein sequence MMYKTIGVIGGGTMGQGIAEMLAARGLDVMLAEKTIEKLDRAIEQITVSLDKQIDRWALTEAEKKSILSKIKRADSILDMAACDFVIETISEDLNAKKHVFFQLNQICSESIILATNTSTLSVTEIAAVTTHPERVIGLHFLHPVAKINLVEIVRAMKTSDDTYKHTRQFIDELLHKKSIKVTESPGYITTRLICTLINEALHTLSEGVASAEDIDGAMRIGYDFKYGPLEMCDRFGLDAVQAALEGMFREYGDIKYRPSYLLKQMVRAGHLGAKTGEGFFRYDKDGDRL, from the coding sequence ATGATGTATAAAACGATTGGAGTCATTGGTGGGGGTACGATGGGACAGGGGATAGCAGAGATGCTTGCAGCCCGTGGACTGGACGTTATGCTTGCCGAAAAAACGATAGAGAAACTAGACCGCGCGATCGAGCAGATTACGGTTAGTTTAGATAAGCAAATCGATCGGTGGGCATTGACGGAGGCGGAGAAGAAATCCATTTTGTCTAAAATCAAGAGAGCCGATTCGATTCTGGACATGGCCGCTTGTGATTTCGTCATCGAAACGATTTCTGAAGATTTGAATGCTAAGAAGCATGTCTTTTTTCAATTGAATCAGATTTGTTCTGAATCGATCATCCTGGCTACGAATACCTCAACACTTAGCGTTACCGAGATTGCGGCAGTTACCACGCATCCCGAACGAGTTATTGGCCTGCATTTCTTGCATCCCGTTGCAAAGATCAATCTCGTTGAGATCGTCCGCGCAATGAAAACATCCGACGATACATACAAGCACACACGACAATTCATTGATGAATTGCTGCATAAAAAAAGTATTAAAGTCACGGAATCACCAGGCTATATCACAACACGGCTCATTTGCACCTTGATAAACGAAGCGCTGCATACGTTATCCGAAGGTGTTGCCTCGGCGGAAGATATCGATGGAGCGATGCGAATCGGGTATGACTTCAAGTACGGTCCACTCGAGATGTGCGATCGTTTCGGACTGGATGCCGTACAGGCTGCGCTTGAAGGAATGTTCCGTGAATACGGTGATATCAAATACAGACCTTCCTACCTGCTGAAGCAAATGGTTCGAGCTGGTCATCTAGGCGCTAAAACGGGGGAAGGCTTCTTCCGTTACGATAAGGATGGTGACCGATTATGA